A stretch of Mesoplodon densirostris isolate mMesDen1 chromosome 9, mMesDen1 primary haplotype, whole genome shotgun sequence DNA encodes these proteins:
- the LRRC61 gene encoding leucine-rich repeat-containing protein 61: protein MEPRGEKSGEADGVRVTPQLLKARSGEFALESILLLKLQGLGLVDLGCLGECLGLEWLDLSGNALTQLGPLASLRQLTVLNVANNRLTGLEPLASCENLQSLNAAGNLLAGPGQLQCLVALRGLERLRLCDPLARLSNPLCASPSYWASVRELLPGLKVIDGERVSGCGSDFYQLCRDLDSSLRPSSGSGPRAVEAQPWVEPGYWESWPTRSSSILEEACRQFQDTLQECHDLDRQARDSLAQAEQALSPARATSFVF, encoded by the coding sequence ATGGAGCCTCGGGGTGAGAAGTCGGGGGAGGCTGACGGGGTGCGCGTCACCCCTCAGCTGCTCAAGGCGCGCTCAGGCGAGTTCGCCCTGGAGTCCATCCTGCTGCTGAAgctgcagggcctggggctggtggACCTGGGCTGCCTGGGGGAGTGCTTGGGCCTCGAGTGGCTGGACCTTTCGGGCAACGCGCTCACCCAGCTGGGCCCGCTGGCCTCCCTGCGCCAGCTGACCGTGCTCAACGTGGCCAACAACCGGCTGACGGGGCTGGAGCCCCTGGCCTCCTGCGAGAACCTGCAGAGTCTCAACGCCGCGGGCAACCTGCTGGCCGGCCCTGGGCAGCTGCAGTGTCTGGTGGCGCTGCGGGGCCTTGAGCGCCTGCGGCTCTGCGACCCCTTGGCCCGGCTCAGCAACCCGCTGTGCGCCAGCCCCTCCTACTGGGCCTCAGTCCGAGAGCTGCTGCCCGGCCTGAAGGTCATCGATGGCGAGCGCGTGAGCGGGTGTGGCAGTGACTTCTACCAGCTGTGCCGGGACCTGGACAGCTCCTTGCGCCCCAGCTCCGGCTCCGGCCCGCGAGCCGTGGAGGCCCAGCCCTGGGTGGAGCCCGGCTACTGGGAGTCCTGGCCCACGCGCAGCAGCTCCATCCTGGAGGAGGCCTGCCGCCAGTTCCAGGACACGCTGCAGGAGTGTCACGACCTGGACCGCCAGGCCAGGGACAGCCTGGCCCAGGCCGAGCAGGCGCTCAGCCCCGCCCGCGCCACCTCCTTTGTCTTTTGA
- the RARRES2 gene encoding retinoic acid receptor responder protein 2 isoform X2, producing the protein MWQLLLPLALWPGAMGLGRAELTAAQHRGLQVALEEFHQHPPVQWAFRETSVDSAMDMPFLAGTFVRLEFKLQQTNCRKKDWKKAECTVKPSGRKRKCLACIKLDSEDKVLGRMVHCPIETQVQRELQERQEAQCSRVERAGEDPHGHYFPGQFAFLKASPPN; encoded by the exons ATGTGGCAGCTGTTGCTCCCGCTGGCCCTGTGGCCGGGTGCCATGGGCTTGGGCAGGGCGGAGCTCACGGCGGCCCAGCACCGGGGCCTGCAGGTGGCCCTGGAGGAGTTCCACCAGCATCCGCCCGTGCAGTGGGCCTTCCGGGAGACCAGTGTGGACAGTGCCATGGACATG CCCTTCCTGGCCGGGACCTTTGTGAGGCTGGAGTTTAAGCTCCAGCAGACGAACTGCAGGAAGAAGGACTGGAAGAAAGCTGAGTGCACGGTCAAGCCCAGCGGG AGAAAGCGGAAATGCCTGGCCTGCATCAAGCTGGACTCTGAAGATAAAGTCCTGGGCCGGATGGTCCACTGCCCCATAGAGACACAGGTTCAACGG GAGCTACAGGAGCGCCAGGAGGCCCAGTGCAGCAGAGTGGAGCGCGCCGGCGAGGACCCTCACGGCCACTACTTTCCGGGGCAGTTCGCCTTCTTGAAAGCCTCGCCCCCCAACTGA
- the RARRES2 gene encoding retinoic acid receptor responder protein 2 isoform X1, translating into MWQLLLPLALWPGAMGLGRAELTAAQHRGLQVALEEFHQHPPVQWAFRETSVDSAMDMPFLAGTFVRLEFKLQQTNCRKKDWKKAECTVKPSGRKRKCLACIKLDSEDKVLGRMVHCPIETQVQRQELQERQEAQCSRVERAGEDPHGHYFPGQFAFLKASPPN; encoded by the exons ATGTGGCAGCTGTTGCTCCCGCTGGCCCTGTGGCCGGGTGCCATGGGCTTGGGCAGGGCGGAGCTCACGGCGGCCCAGCACCGGGGCCTGCAGGTGGCCCTGGAGGAGTTCCACCAGCATCCGCCCGTGCAGTGGGCCTTCCGGGAGACCAGTGTGGACAGTGCCATGGACATG CCCTTCCTGGCCGGGACCTTTGTGAGGCTGGAGTTTAAGCTCCAGCAGACGAACTGCAGGAAGAAGGACTGGAAGAAAGCTGAGTGCACGGTCAAGCCCAGCGGG AGAAAGCGGAAATGCCTGGCCTGCATCAAGCTGGACTCTGAAGATAAAGTCCTGGGCCGGATGGTCCACTGCCCCATAGAGACACAGGTTCAACGG CAGGAGCTACAGGAGCGCCAGGAGGCCCAGTGCAGCAGAGTGGAGCGCGCCGGCGAGGACCCTCACGGCCACTACTTTCCGGGGCAGTTCGCCTTCTTGAAAGCCTCGCCCCCCAACTGA